The DNA sequence GGTTTCATCAGCAGAATTAACGACAGATTGGTCACAGTTGGAAGAGGCACCCAGTGTGGAAAACTTAGAATGCTAAATAAACTACACTCTATAGGCTGGACTGCTCTGCCTTACAACTGCTTTCTCTCACCTGTGGTCGCACCAGAAAAAGAATCAAAGAAAACTGCACTCAGAACCTCAGTCTCGCACAGTCTGCAGGGCCTGACACAGACACTCAGCAGAAGGCCACCCTTTATGCCAAGGGGGTGGAGATCTTGTGTGAAAAGGGGTAACAGGGCTGGATACCAGTAAACAGCCACATGGTGCTTACCCCTCTCCCAGCTTCTCCAGGATGTCAAACACTTCCTCTGGCTGTTTGGTTAAACTGTCTTCACTCAGCCTCTTGAACTGCCTGCAGAGGAAAGAGTCAGAGAGCTGTGGGGGTGCCTTTTTTCAGGAATCCCCACAGCTTACACACAAACTAATAGCATTAAATATAACTGGcatatacaaaacaaaatcatttagCTGATGCCAGGCCCaaggcaacatacagtacaatgaacAAACAATGAAAAGACAATATGCTAAAAATACATCATGCAGAGACATTTATACAGAATACTGGTTAATGCAGCAGAACTCAAGAAGATACAATAATGTACAATAATctctactacagtatgtagtgacACAAAAGCAATACAGCACAAGGTACAAAAAAGACAGGGAAGAGCAATGGGCTCTGGCATTGCTGGTGTGAGAGAAGGTCCCACCTTTTCAGTTTTCAAGGTTTCATAGTTTATGTGAGGATTATAGTAATCTCTTTTTTAAGTAGTGATTAAAAGGACCATTTGTCTTTTTCCCCCCATGGGCTTCCCTCACACGTAGTCCTTTGAAATCTTTCTATTCATCTGCTATGGTGCACAGCTCTTTTCCACCTGCATTTGCTTTGTCTCAATTGTTGGGTTGCTTCTGCTTTTGATGACAAAGTTTCCTTCAAAGTGATCAGTTATCTTTACAGCATTTCAAGCTGTGTTGCGTTTAAACATATGCTCGTCCTACCAACTCAAAGGGGTTACAAAGCTTAATATTAAGCAAACAGAGCTGACCGAATACAGCAATGCAGCTGCCAATCAATGAGTTTGGAAGATCAACAACAGCGATCTGAGATGAGTGTAATTATTTGACTACTCTACTGCAGGCCTTCAGCTGGGTGGCACCATCTTAGCATCTCAAGAAACCAGGTTTGCTCTGTTCTGTTCATGCCCTCTCTCCTTGCGTGCCAACACACAGGCAGATTACAGTGTCGCCCGCTACAGTGCGACTAGATCTCCAGCAGCTATCATGCGACTGTAAACTGTACTCTTACAAATATACTGGAGGCAGCCTGTTAAGAATTTCAAGAGAAAATGAGAAACCATTCCCTTCAGACCTTCAGCTGCCACACTCATTTCATTTTGTCACTCCTCGTGTTTTAGGGTGCTGATGACATAAAGGGATTTACAAAATCTACTGGATTGGAGAACCTAGATGACTGCATTTAGGGACCCCAGGACTAGAATTCATTGAACTCCTTTTTTGTGTCTTTCGCAGAACTGGAAATCtccaggggggggggggaacagaCGAACGGTTAGTTCACCGGTGATGGGCATTTAAAAGAGCGAGTGAGTTAACTCTTCTTGTTGCTGGATTTAAATGGAAAGTCTCATTTCAGAACAGCCCAAAGCAGCTTTATCCCCTGTCTGTGATTACCCAGGGCAGTAACTTCCCCAGGTCTGTGAAACTTTCTGAGGCACAGCAGAGCATTCAACAGACACATTCAAGGCTCTACACTCTGTACAGAGCACCGCTGCCTGAGAACTCCCCAGGCACTGTTCTCGGAAAGCTGCGAGGCAATCTCAATGGAAAGCCTTCATGGCAATCGAGGAAGCTGACGCTTCTGCTGGGGCTGGAGGGCCCTGATAGCACAAGGCCAACGGCTGCCCCCAGGATCCCTGCCACAGCACAGAGTGGGCAGGGCTGATAAGACAGGCTCATCCTCATTGCACAATGCGTGGAGGGGCCCAGCCCCTGGCGCAGACCACACCCCTGTGTCACCGATAAGGCAGAAGATGAGGGGAGAAGACAAGGCCGTCTCCTGCGGGAAAGGGCTAaactcctgtcctgtcctgcagaCTGGTGGGACTCCGACAGCCGCTTGTCTTTCCGGGGTATGACGCCTGGGGAGGGGTGGGagcacaggacagcactgcGCTGCGGTCTCCCCCCAAGGAGCTAGAGGACCCCAAGCACCTCAATGTCTGTCTcagagaaaacaaacattttgaagTGGTTTATAGCATTTTCTCTTTCAGGTATTCAACAGCATTTAAAAACCCCCGGTTATAtactttttacactttttaaaatccCCTTTATGTATTTTGATCACTTCCTATCTTTGATCTCCCTGTCGAACCCCAGAGGCTGACTCAGCTCTGACAGCCTTGCTGCAGCATGCAGAGAgctgaggtgggggggggggagagacgaGGGGGAGAGCGTCCGGGAGCCGGAGCCCGTCGGCGCGTGCGGAGCATTCCAGTGCAGGAGTGCAAGCAGGGACTGGCCCGGGACAGCCAGCCGCGCTCCCCGCCGCCCACAGGAGCCAGCAGCTCTCGGCACCCTCGCCAGAGCAGAGGCAGACAGCGAGCATTTCCCAGTGCTGGTGATGGCAAGGGGCCTGCTTTCAGTCTCCACTTCCATAACCCTTAATCTGCCAGTGGGCCAAACAGAGCAGAGGTCTCCCAATTACTCCACTTAGCACGATTTATCCAAGGTGACCTTTCGGAAATTAGGGGATGACCTATACACAGTGCTTTTCACAGATCGGCAGCAACATAAGGCACCTGGTGGTCTGAGCATCTTTAACCAACTGAAGTCTCTGCAAAAGATTCCCGGGCAGCTCTTCAGCACAGCCAGAGCTCCTTTCCTTCTGTAATCAACATACTAAGAACCATGCAAACACACAAAGAGAGGCTTGTGCCACCAGATCGCAACAGATCGGACTGGGGGGCCTTGAGTTTGTCTTTCCCTGAAGCAGAACTTAAGAGAAACCGATTGGTTCctaaacacaccggacaccccACTAAGCAAAAGGCATCCCACATCATTTCCTAATTtcctcttcaagcacaacgACTCCAACCTCGAGACCGACGTGTCTCAACCACCCAGGAGAGCAGAGAAACTCTGGCATAAGTCAAAAGCCCTTCACATTAAAGAGGAAGCTACAAAAAATTCCTGCCCTGGTTTAAACCAGGAGTTTCAGAAACATTTCTCTCAAATCTGCGGCCGGTTCAATTTCACAACAGCGTAACACGCAGAGCTGGTCTGCACATCAACATCTTGAGTGAGATTACTGGTAATCTGTACTGTCTAAGCCATCATGGTCGTCCATTTCTTACTCAATTTACTCTGTTACTCATTCCTACAGCCATTTTTCTGTTATACAAAATGATGGAAAGACATACCCCAACTTTTAAAGACAGAACAGCAGAAAACTCCTTTAAAGCATTCCTGACCCCTCTCTAAGATCCGGACACAAAGACAGACATGTTCTGTAGCTCCATGCaacagaaacagcaaaaaataaCATTCCCTTTTTCTCCATTTAAATTTGAAGTCTGACAGCGCACAAACGGTTAATTTACAGCAGGCACACGAACGGGAAGAACGTGTACAGCGATACATTTTCACAGCAGAAGGACTACTTCTGCAATTCTAACACCAGGCTACTGCGACATCCCTCGACTGCCTGTGTCCCAGGCTAAAGGGCACAACCAGAATCTGGGGGACAATCTTCAGGTACAGTCAGTGCAGAGGAACCCTGGCTGCTTGTCACCGTGCCAGTGTTCCCAGAACACTCCTGCTGACTCCTGACACGATGCCGGCcattaaaacagaaacaccCAGGTCACGTACCATACAGTGGGGAGCCAAAGACCTGCAGGGCTACAGCTTGTGAGCACAGAGCGCACAGCTTTGCTCCCATCAAAACTGTTTATGTAGTATTGATACTGAAAGAGTCCAGGCTGATGGGGCTTTGTGTTATTTGAGATTGAGCCAGATGGAGCCAGTGTGCTTGTGCATGATTTCTGTTACAAACAGGTGGGTCTCTAGACTGTCTTACAGCAGGGCTCTCCAACCCTGGTTCTAGAGACCCCAGTCCAATCTGTATTCTGTCAATTTTACCTTGAAGgacaaaattaagagagtttccGCAATAGAACAAGTTTTCTTTCAACTTTTGATCACTCAGTTTTTGGAATCAActactatacagtacaacatagtACATGTCTAATATACGTCTTACAGGCCACCTTAAATCTCACTTCTTTTAAAGGAATACACACAGATCattgatcaattaagcaagtaACGTGCTCAGCAAAGGGTATAGGAATCTGGCAGCATCTTTGGATGCTGATTggtattttgatttttgtttccaatcatttcTGAATTCATTTAACAATTCACTGGTTGAACTGATAAAAACGGGACCGGTGCAGATTATAGAAGGTGATGGCTGTCTAGGACCAGGGTTAGAGACTAGCTGAACTGCCTTCCAGCGAGACTCGAGGCTTCATCTGGTTTACTTCTGACAGCTCACTGCAtttcctgctttaaaaaaagtttgttgCGCTTCCGTGTTGGGGACAACACATGCCCTCATACCGCTAACAACAGTCAAATTCAGTCACGTCTCCTGCGCGGACCTCGGACTGAAACCGCACAGTTTTCACACACGAGTTTACACTTCAACCCGCTCCATCACACTCGGTGACAGACCGGTCCTATAAGGTACACAAACCAGAAGAAGACTCCAGCTGCTGCGGATGTCAGTTTCCGTATTTCTGCCGAGACACAAGCGCAGCTGCTGTGACTAACGCACTTCCAGACAGGGGAGGCAAAGATGCCTTCGGCTGTTCTGAAACAAGACTTTTCGTCTAAATCCAGCAACAACACGAGTTAATCGCTCTTTTAAATGCCCATCGCCGTTGAACTAACGAAAAGGCCAACATCGTCCGTTTCCCCATGGAGAGTCCCGGCGCAGCGGGAGTTCCCATTTCTAGAAAAGCAAGCACCTGGCCATCCTTTCAGGCAGGAACGGGCGCGGTGGGCAGCCCGATACTGGGCAGCTTTGCCCCGACAGGGCCTGTGCCCCCCTACGGGTGTGAGCGCCTACCTGCGCGGGTGCTGCCGGAGCTGCACCGTCTCCATGGTGGCCGGGCTCTGCGCTCCTTCCGCCCTCGTGCTGCTTCACCCGCCGCGCACACGGAGCGCGGATGAGCCGAGCCCGTCAGGCGGCGCGCGAGGCTCGGGGCACCGGCTTCCCTCGCGGCGGCTCGCTATTGTCTCGCAAGCCGCGCGGCGCTTCCCTCCAGCCCCGgctgcaaaaaaaacacacaataaagCCCCCGACAGCTGCTTTTAAGCGCTTTTAAGCTCCATCTCCCAGCTGCAGCTCCGCTCTCGGCTTGTGTCACCGGCTGGCTCGACGTCCCCCGTCTCCCACTCACTTGCTCGCTCAGTTCCCCTGCAGTTTCTCGCCCGAGTCTGAACTCTTTCTTTCTCCGTCCTTCCGCCTGCCTGACAGCTGAGACAGGAAACCTGCCCACGGGTGCTCGGCAGGCGTGGGGCGGGCCGTCTGGGGACAGGACACAGCCGCACCGCCGCAGTGGGGCGGGTAGGGGGCGCTGGTCCCGGGGCTGAGGGCTGCAACACCTGACTCGTGTGCAGCGCGCCCATTAGCGGATGGTCGCCAGTAATACCGCGAAGCCACGAGGTGTGGAAGAATCTTAAATGACTTGACTAAAGATTCTGTTGCTGAAAGCAAGATGCTCTGCTTGCCAGCTCGTACCTTACAAGGTTACAGCTGTACTTAGTATCACAGAGAAGTGCACTGTCTTGAATTATTTTGCAGAAAACGTTATACAATGTATTTGTCAGGCTTTGCCCAAACAAAACAATACACAGACTGCACTACTGAAAAGCATCTCTTACTTCAGCCAATCATTTCAAGTCTCTTAATCTTAATTGTACATTATCAGTGCCAGCAGAACTCCGTAGCAAGTTGGAACCCAAGTCATGATGTACCACAAGAAACAAGTTCAGAAACAAGTTCTCCTGGTCCTACAGAGTCCTTCCATACAGCCCAACTAACTACTGGGACCAACACCCGCAGAGTTAAACAGTAAAACCACAGAGGGGTTTCCATTCTGCGTGTCGGTAGCCTCAGGGACCAGCAGACTCTCGTGTGGCTCCAGACAGGCCTCCAACACACCCTCTGTTTTCTTGTTCTTGTGATCCAGTCTGTGCTAAAGATGCCAAAAAAGGGCACCGACAAAGATAATCTCACTCCTGGGAGAAGGGGTATTCTGCAGCCTTCAGTCAGTGGACCTTAGAAACGGCTCTAATGCTATCGATGGGAACAGCACTGCTGTTGCAGTCAGATCTCCATCCTCCTTTAATGAGACTGGCTGTTAACAGCTCCATTATGGATAAGAGGACGTGACTTTACTGGGAACATTCAATTTCTGGTTCGATCAGATAAATTAATGAGATTAATGTCTGTGTAAATATGCCTGAAGTGGAGTCAGTCTGATGTTGCATATGTCCAAAGTAAAATGTAGAACAAAATCCCAAACCTCACAACTGTGTTTAAAGAAACAGTTTATTATATTGTGTAAGGGCACACACAGAACCCGAGCTCAGAGGTGACAGTACAGTCGACATCAACGAATCATCACAGGATCGCCAAGGTGCAGGGAATTCTGACCCAGAGGGGACAGCAGGCTTGACCTGGAAGAGGAGCAGGAAGTGGTTAATGGGCCACACTGACCAGGTCCAGTCACAGCTCTGGTGCCACAAGCACATCTTCCTAACTGCTAGGACCTTGTGCAATAACTCACATTGCCAAGAAGCATACCACTCCAGCAACGAGACCACACTCTGTGACAGCAAGGTAGGGCATCAGACTGCTGCAGCAAGAACAATCACAGTAGAAACTCACTTCTGCTTATTTGCCTGAAGGCCTGACGCTCTCAAACACACCAGCTTCCCTCATCGCCTCGAACTCCTTCATAGCGTCATATCGCTTATAGAAATCTGCATACGCCCGTTTCCTGGGATCTGCTACTGTGAACTGTCGAGAGAGAAACTTGTCACTTTAAGGAGAATCAGTCATGTATCATGTATACATCcacaaaaggaaagaaaaacaacagtccTCATAATTCAGGTGTGATTTCTTGGCTACACCCTACACACTCTGTCTGGGTTTAAATCAACAGCATTGAATcaaaagcacaaaaacaaagTTTGCAAAATGGGGAAGACACCTAGTTCATTTTGTTCTCATTAGTCCCAGGGCCTCTGACAAAGTGTCATGTTCTCCGTTTTGAATTAATATCCTTTGCCctggtttgttttgctgttgattctgaagaggtCCCATCTTTGAAGACTTTGAATATCTCCTTCAGTCCACTGTTTGGGACTAAGATTTAGTTCCTTTACCTTATCAGAGCAGAACATTTTTCTAGCCTGTAACTGCATCTCTACTTCTCTGGACTGACTGCAGCAAAGGTTTTATAACTTGGTGACCGCATGTATACACTAATCTAACTGGAAATCTAACGGTGGAAACTGTAGGGAAATGGATtggaaaactgagaacagggctcactctcacacacaaagGGATGTGGGAGTCTGGACGAGCTGACCAGTCATATTGCTGTTCAATAACCCTGAATCTATGCAGGAATGACCAGACCTTTCTATTAATGAGCTATACATGCCCAATTGAGATTGATGGGATGAGTGGCCTCTTCTCACTTGTAATTCGTGTTCTTTACTGCAGCCAAGAACATCACTTCAGGCCTTATTAGAGACACAATCCAAGGCCCAGGCTAATAAAAAGAAGAGCTCATTCGCTACCGACATTGAATTCCTTCCTTTGACGCCGTTGCTGTATAGGCAGGACAGGCCACAAATACTTAAGAGAATAACCTTGTCTCCCGTGCTACAGATTTCAACAACTGAGCACATGCAAGTCGAGCAGGCCCAGGTCCTCGAGGGGCCAGGGCCCCGAATCCCACAGCAGGGCAGGCAGGCCGCCCCGCTCTCACCTTGAAGACTGCGGCGGTGGACAGGGCCAAGATGAAGGCGATGGGCAGGTGGAACCGCAGGCGCCTGGCGAGGAGGCCGCGCATGACGGGCTTGGGCAGGGCTCCGGCCGGCATTGTGGGATATCTGGCAATCACAGACCATCACTGGCACAACATGTCATCACACACACGGAGCGCTCAGTCGATTAGCAACTGGCTCCTTTCACAGCTCATGTTGTCAAGAATAAGAGCTACACGAAATGTGAAACTGCAAGAACCTCCCTCGTTCTCTAACCACTCGTATCCACTATAAACAGATTTATTccgtactctgttgcacaccgGTATTTTCTCATGAAATCAGTGAGGCTTTAGAGACTTTCGCAGCTGGGGCCCAGTGTTCAGATGCCCCAGGGCCCTGCCCTCTCTAGATCACCTCCGACCTGGAGAGACGAGCCACAGGGTGGCCTGCTGGGCAGAACTGGACACATTAGCACAGTTCACTGCTACACTAATATTCTGAGTTTTACCTGCATCTCTTTCTGAACTTCATAAAACTTCTCATTGGTTTATGAACTCAGATACTAAAAAGTTATTACTTTTCGGGTCTCGCTAAATCTCCTTTCTTTTTTGACTTCCGAACCACTTGCAGCAAGCGTCATTTCACACGGACACTTCAGGGATACAGTCACTTTCGCGCATTTAAAACTACGCATTTCTGTGTTTGTGGAGAAAAGCAGCTTCAGTAAGAAGGTAAAAATCTTTCAAGGAACCCGAGTGTTTTATGACGAAACTCCGTTTGTATTTATATCACAGAAGGAAGCAAGTCGTTTTCACTTCAGGAAGAAGGCAATGAAAAAGCCTAGATTTCGACATAACTGCGTGTAAATAATCTTTCATTAGTTTAAGAAGAAAACATTAGACGGTATTTTCAATAGGCATGCTTTCGTATTTCATTAAACCCATGTTCCGAGattacattatcattattcTACCGGTTTTTACGGATGTTACGGTGACCTACCGGGCTCCTTCCGTAAAACCAGAAAGGCAAAAACAGGATTAACGACATGAAAATCAGCTCAGTTTACATTTAAGGGCTTGAGTCTTTATAAATTGCataattttataaataatttaaccAAACGTTTTAATTCTGAACTCACCTGACGAAGACACGACCTTCACCGAACACGAAGAAGACTGGATGAAGCTACGGAGCCCAGCGAGGGACAAACCGCACCCACAAGCGCTTGAGTACGGTGGCTGAAGAGGCACAAACAGCACCAGCGCCGGGCAGTCAGCATGTTTATTTTACACCTAGGGATACAGGAGTCTGCGCGTTTACGATTCATCGTCAGCTCGTTCTGCCCTAATTTTGAATGTgctaaaaatgcacatgagaTTATTTTCCGGCATTCAAAGAGGAGTCAGGACGCAGTAGCACAGCATGAGTTTATAATTGGAATTTTAATATGGAACTGTAACTCGGAGCGGTCTTATTGAGTAATTTATAACATTAGAAAGTATATCCAATGCTAAATGCTTGGACTGTGCATCCAGTAATTgcagtttagatttttttccgTTTACAAAACAGATTTACGAAATAATCCGTAAAATACTTGATGCTTTTAGGAAGGGGCATCATTGatcaacttcattttttaagaGGCCACGGTGTGGCGGAAGAGAGCCGGTTGCTCACGCTGTGCGTGTAGTGGGAAACTTGGCCAGATCTCCAAACTACGGAAGAAACGAAACTGAAATATTACACCGGCAGAAAGCAGGCCAGCTGTGCCGGGGTGTCAGCACACGGAGCAGGGCAGCAGCGTGGCCGGGCTGTGCTGCAGAGCTGAGGGCAGATATTGTGCGCTATCTCGGGTCCGTCTGGAGTTGCCCGTTTTGCCCACCAGGGAAGACAGGCCGACCCGCTGACCCCTCATCCCGCAGAGCAGCACGCACAGAGCCTCAAACAAGCGGCTCGTCCCGGCTCGACATTAGCAGGCTGTTTCTGGTAAGGCTTCCTCTTTGTCCTTCTTTGGCTTTACTGCCCGTCCGAGCCGGCGCGGCACTGACGTAACCGGGCGCTGTGTTGCAGCGGCGCAGGCGACCCGGCTCGGTTTGGACGCCATGCCCCAGAAGAGGCGCTCCTCGCCGTCCGTAGCGCAGCTGAAACAAGCCGGCAACGACTGCTTCAGGAGCGGGCAGTACGGCGAGGCGGCCTCCCTCTACTCCCGGGCCATCCAGCTCCAGGAGAGGTCAGGTGAGGGTCCCGTCGCGCCACAGGTTTGAATCGGCGGCCCGTCTCTGCGCCCGTGGCGCTGGACTTGCGGGGAGTCTTTCCGGGACCATTAACTGCTCCTCTGGCCTAGATGGAGGTTTCTAGAAGTGCAAAGGCTGTCTCCCTGCCGGTAACAGGGCCGCCCGATCATTTCCCGGCGTGAAAACGAGGGTCCGGAGCTAAATGACACCGGGAATATGACCCGATGTCACAGCTTTAAATCTGCACGAAAGCGCTCGATGTCGTTAGCACAAGATGAGCTGCTGACCTAGTTAAGTCTTGTCCCACTCTCATAATACAGAGCCGGAGCCCCAGTTCAGTTACTCTTACAGGCCAGGACAAATCGCCCCCTATTCAAAAATCAGGAGCACCTATTGGGCCGGCAGCGTTTCCGAGAAGGAAACACTGATCCTTGGGGCTAAAGGATATTCTGATTTTTGTTGCGATTGGTATCTATTACCTAATTGACCACCCGTCCTGTTTAACTGAGCTCAGATAAACCAGAGTTCAGTTGCCCCAGGTCTTTAGAAATTTAACAGTTACCTGTAAGACCTGTTTCTGGGGTTCCTGTGAGATGTAGTAGTTTCTGTTATGACTATAGGTTTAGTATGTATGTACAGCCCCAGACACGTGCTGCTGGCAGCCCAGCTGGTCTCAGTGGGTCAGACTGCTGCAGGCGGCTCGTCTCCAGTGGCCTGCAGCCAGGGAGGCTGTGGCTCCTGGGGGGTAGGGTGCTCTGCACTGCGGTGAACTTGCTGTTTGTGCTGCAGGCCAGAGCAGCACAGAGGAGCTCAGCATCCTGTACTCCAACAGAGCCGCCAGCTACCTGAAGGATGGGAACTGCACAGAGTGTGTGAAGGACTGCACCACGTGAGCACACCTGCGACCGTGCCTCCCGTCTCACTCTTcaacacacactctcactcacacacacactctcactcacacacacacacacacacacacacacacacagtgtgtGAAGGACTGCACCACGTGAGCACACCTGCGACTGTGCCTCCCgtctcacagtcacacacacacacacacacacacacacacacacagccagcTGCCTGCCGCCCAGCCCCTCACTCTCCCCTCTCCCGGCCTCCAGCTCTCTCAGCCTGGTCCCCTTCGCCATCAAGCCGCTGCTGAGACGCGCGGCCGCCTATGAGGCGCTGGAGAGGTACCGGCTCGCCTACGTGGACTACAAGACCGTCCTGCAGGTGGACTGCAGCATCCCCGCGGCGCACGACGGCACCAACAGGTACTCCAGCACGGGGGCCACGCTGCAGGCGCCTGTCCCCGGATCCACAGGGCTTGTTCCGGACCGGATGCACAGATGCGTCTGTTCAGCTTTGTCCTCTTGCTCTTTGGCACAGAATGACAAAGGTGCTTCAGGAGCAGGATGGTCCCAGCTGGAGAGAGAAGCTGCCCCCGATCCCTGCCGTCCCCCTGTCGGTGCGCGAGAGTCTGGCGCAGGCCGCTGCCCCTGTGCCCCCGGGGCAGCGGAACGGCGTCAGCAGCCCAGGTAAGAGACTCGGGGTCCGGCTGCGCCACACTGACGTGCTCAGTCAAGACACAAGTGAGAGGCC is a window from the Lepisosteus oculatus isolate fLepOcu1 chromosome 16, fLepOcu1.hap2, whole genome shotgun sequence genome containing:
- the cox6c gene encoding cytochrome c oxidase subunit 6C; amino-acid sequence: MPAGALPKPVMRGLLARRLRFHLPIAFILALSTAAVFKFTVADPRKRAYADFYKRYDAMKEFEAMREAGVFESVRPSGK
- the tomm34 gene encoding mitochondrial import receptor subunit TOM34; the encoded protein is MPQKRRSSPSVAQLKQAGNDCFRSGQYGEAASLYSRAIQLQERSGQSSTEELSILYSNRAASYLKDGNCTECVKDCTTSLSLVPFAIKPLLRRAAAYEALERYRLAYVDYKTVLQVDCSIPAAHDGTNRMTKVLQEQDGPSWREKLPPIPAVPLSVRESLAQAAAPVPPGQRNGVSSPGVAAEKLALALKEEGNALVKKGEHRKAAEKYSESLKLNPREATTYTNRALCYLSLKMHKEAVQDCGEALRLDSKNIKALYRRAQAHKQLKDYKACTRDLSALLKIEPGNMAAQKLLQEVQKTK